The nucleotide sequence ttattttattttattttatttttttactgagAGGACTAGTTTTTTATATATTGGGTTTATATGATACACTTTACTTGGGATTAaagcccaataagggcccaaaATAAATCacagtttgattttaaaaaactaTTCCATGTCCAAAAAGAATTATTCACAACTAAGTAAACATCAAGTAAAAAAGTATTTTTACAAATCTCTTCAACACTGTTGTTCATGACTTAAGCCAAATTAAAGGACTTGTCTTCTTTTAATTAAGAATTGAAGGATCAAATTTTACTTTGAGTAtggataaatttttaaattttgggtcaaaattttattttgaatataaaaaaattttaaaattttggatcaaCGATTTCATCTATCAAAATACCTATAAGCTAATAAGAGATTAGCTACTTTATTTGATCGTAGATACTtgattgtgaaaaaaaaaaaaagaaataaccaTTTAAAATAATTCTCCAAAATTATGAAATAGGttaaattagtctttaaaaaCTTATAAATGGATATTATTTGATATATTCccttttttttatgtttgtttCTAGACATTAAACTTTTCCTTAATGAGATTGCATCAATCACTTTTGAAATCTACATCTTCTCATTTTTTTATGCACTTGCCATACCAACTCAAAGAGTTTGAATGTCTCACAATCACTCTAATTGAAAGTatcatttttttcaaataaaaatagatacataatgaactgtgaatattaaatcaccaaaaaagaaaagcataattcaaaaacaaaatgaatgaaaataaaaagataaaacacCCCTTGGTTGCTAAATAgtgaaaaatcaaattaaatttaatcaattatataatatataattattgtACATAAAATATCATATAAATTCANNNNNNNNNNNNNNNNNNNNNNNNNNNNNNNNNNNNNNNNNNNNNNNNNNNNNNNNNNNNNNNNNNNNNNNNNNNNNNNNNNNNNNNNNNNNNNNNNNNNNNNNNNNNNNNNNNNNNNNNNNNNNNNNNNNNNNNNNNNNNNNNNNNNNNNNNNNNNNNNNNNNNNNNNNNNNNNNNNNNNNNNNNNNNNNNNNNNNNNNNNNNNNNNNNNNNNNNNNNNNNNNNNNNNNNNNNNNNNNNNNNNNNNNNNNNNNNNNNNNNNNNNNNNNNNNNNNNNNNNNNNNNNNNNNNNNNNNNNNNNNNNNNNNNNNNNNNNNNNNNNNNNNNNNNNNNNNNNNNNNNNNNNNNNNNNNNNNNNNNNNNNNNNNNNNNNNNNNNNNNNNNNNNNNNNNNNNNNNNNNNNNNNNNNNNNNNNNNNNNNNNNNNNNNNNNNNNNNNNNNNNNNNNNNNNNNNNNNNNNNNNNNNNNNNNNNNNNNNNNNNNNNNNNNNNNNNNNNNNNNNNNNNNNNNNNNNTGATAGTGACATGATGTTAATTAGATATGCCTCCAAGGTCTTTCAGCTAATCTCACACAATCACTATGCCTATAACAATGAAGAAGATGGTCAATGGTCAACCCTGCAGCTTGCATGAAAGAGTGAACAATAACTGGGCCCACAAACCTAAACCCACGTTTGACCAAGTCCTTACTAAGGGCCTCAGCTTTTGGGCTTCTCAATGGCACATTTCTTGGGTACCTGTATCTGTTTATTATTGGTTTGTGGTTCACATAGCCCCATATGTAGCTACTGAATGATCCAAATTCTCTCACAATCTGtccacaaataataataataataataataatttaaggatttctcattaacaaaaataaataaaaaaactagGATGAATAATATTAAGaaaagtaaagtatcgtttttgtctccaatgtttggggtaagtcctatttgtgtctctaacgtttaaatcgttatatttgtgtccctaacgtttataaaagtgattcaatgttatcctactatcaattatactaacaaatcagattatatttttcaattattttcatttagatgtattcattctcaattaggtatcacttggatgtgttcgattttaatattatacccactatttgtgtttagattcaattatgtccctagaaaagtgaattatgtaacgTTGTagaaattagtttcaacttttgatgagctatttttcgcagtggatcatcgattctatcccagacatttgtattctaactttaagaatagatttttaaaactcaaactaaagcgttcatgatgtgtaattgacggtagGATAACATTAAATatcttttacaaacgttagggatacaaataggacgatttaaacgttagggacacaaatagaatttaccccaaacgttgggacaaaaacgatactttactctattaaGAATTAATGgtcaaaataattcttaaaaaaattaattatacatcaatctttaaattaatttttaaaagatataactgtgaatcaaattaatttttctatATATTAGATAATGATATGTTAAATTAAACGTCATGTGGCATGCTGACATAATGTTTGACTTATGGATAATCTTTCAGATGTTATTTTGaccattaattttgaaaaaaaaaaaatttgttttatcCTTCTACAATGTTGGATCATATTATATATGGTGCTTTTTTAATTTGTAAAAATTAGATGGTATTATTAATTATATTGTATGTTATGAAATTTGAAACTCTTTTCTTTTTGATAAAACATTTTGGGAGGTTAATGTAAGTATGAAAAAAAATACATTaagtgatttaattttatttatagaaATGAAGTTATCTTTTCTCCATCTACTACCACAAGATAATTTGAGTCTTAAGAAATAAATACTTCAATTATGGGTTCAAAACTTCAAATAAATAGTATATATAACTGCtaaagaaattaataaaaaaaattatatagacatgaatataataataaaaaggaaaagtatatggtaccaacatattatctgtcaatttattatcaacaataattaattattatattttaaatacatatataaagagacacatccagaaaatagatttataaagatacttctattaaatacagctataaaaaagatatttttattagacacatccataaagatacttccattaaacacagttataaataagagttggcagaaattTGCAGAAATGCTGTTAATAACATAACGGGATTGTAATAAAAATGTGTACTTGCCTTCATTATGCATTTAGCATTGTCTACTATGCACATGATTCTACTATCTGCTAAAGAAAGTGCCTTGTTTGATATTATGTCCATGATTTCCTTTTCCTCCATTTTTGCAACAATATTTGGATCAAACCCAGCAAAAACTTCTCTGTGCCAAACACATATAATAATCTAATTACTATATATACCCATatgtatttttaatataattacttACNNNNNNNNNNNNNNNNNNNNNNNNNNNNNNNNNNNNNNNNNNNNNNNNNNNNNNNNNNNNNNtttattttttaaaaagtaattaattaggaactaaatttttttataattataatgaaaatgaaaaagataaaataataggCTAAAATTATAAACATGTTATTACACACTCTATACTTACTTGTCATCATAAGCTGGAACTCCCCAGCATTCATCATGAAATTCTATATACACCTTATCtgcaagaagaaaaataattttttatgtctacttttttgtatttttctatgcCAGCAATAATATTCAAACACAACTTTTATGTTTAATTTGTATTggttaataaaaaaatactaaatctaTAATGTTTTTGTGTAAGTGTATATAATCATTCATTCCATATTTAATATATTAGGtgataaaaaaaatgtttaattactctgttgatctctatagtttcacaaaattttcaattaggttcttatatttttttttttttttaattgggtccctgcaccaaatatttttttcaattcgGTCCCTCTTAACAGTAATTGGTTAATTATATAGGATCCAATTAaggaaaaaaattggtgcaggaacccaaataaaagaaaaaaaaaaagtatagggatctaattaaaaataaaatttggtacaaggactcaattaaaaagaaaaaaagtataggaacctaattgaaaatttcgcaaaactatagagaccaacagagtaattagacctaaaaaaaaaaataacattgttAGAGTCAACTTATAAATAGTTAGAAGTAGGTGGAACCCAACCATATATAGTTGAGGAAGATATGACTTAAAATTGTATATATATggtagtgttttaaattttttagatgaACATCATAAATGTTAGCTCCAACAAGAATTTGGTCAACACTATTTTtcaattattgttatttttattgtcAATAACATTATAACTGATTGTAACAAAGTACCaactttaatttcattatttaatTTACTTCTTCagataagtaattaattaagttaAGCAACACAAAATAAACAACCAAATTCATATATAGGCATGATTTGACATTTGAACTAAgtagaaataaattaaacaatatggTTCTTTGAACCTTCATTACATAAAATAGAATCTTGTGATAATAGAATATATAATAAAGACTTGTTTTCAGAgggaatataataataaaaaaatatgttttgcattttttttttttgtaaatatttagAAACAAACCAATCCAAATAATATACAATTTCTTAGCATTATGATGAGTGGTGATGAGAACTTCAACTTAATTATTaggtaattatatatatatatatatcagattatattcaaaaattcaaataattatttttgtttaaaagTTAACAATTGATGAGAGTAACAAAAGTTATAGTTATGACTCACTAAAAATTACTACTATGTATATTCTTCATACTTTGCACAATAATAACTTATTGTTCAtcccaagagaaaagaaagagcctaatgatatataaaattttgttgaaaaaaaaaaggtaatcTTACACACAAGATTCACTACAACAATTTCTTAAGATAGCGCCGgttattttgcggcggttttgtGAAACCGTCGCGAAAAGACAAACTGCAGCGCATATAGTGAGATAGAAGTTAGGGTTGCAATCAGGTCGACATTTAGCGACAGTTTTTCTTAAACCGCTACTATATTTCTATCAGGTTTGTAATTCGCTGCGTCTTTTCGAAAACCGCCGCTAAATAGCGTTTTTGTTGTAGTAATTCTTATATACTAGTAGATGGGGTtaacaatatatacaataataaTCACTATAATTAATAAAACACAGCCAAAATatctataataataaaaaaaatgttacttTTAGGCCATAGGGGTCACAAAAGCAACAATATTACTACTGTCGTATACACTAGACTCATAATAaccataatttaattaaaaaaataactatgtCNNNNNNNNNNNNNNNNNNNNNNNNNNNNNNNNNNNNNNNNNNNNNNNNNNNNNNNNNNNNNNNNNNNNNNNNNNNNNNNNNNNNNNNNNNNNNNNNNNNNNNNNNNNNNNNNNNNNNNNNNNNNNNNNNNNNNNNNNNNNNNNNNNNNNNNNNNNNNNNNNNNNNNNNNNNNNNNNNNNNNNNTGCATATAATATTAATAAGATAATTaaagtgaaaataaaattgatcatAAATAAATCATACCACTATTCTTTGTGATCCAATTGCATCTTCTCAATTCACCaggctcatcatcatcattgttgaGTAATATTGTTAGTGAActtggttgttgttgatgatgaacAATTTTAGGCAGTGAGTTATTAATATTAACCTCATCTCTAAGAACTTCATGACTAGTAGTTTGTGGTGAAATCAAACGCAATGCCAATGAAATCTTCTCATCAAGTGGAGTAGTATTAGTGACTGAATCATCAGCTTGAGACAATAATGAATCATTTGAGTTTTGAGACAAAGACAATGATATTGAAGACAAAGACAAAGATGAATTGCTTTTTTGAAGACCAATTGGGTAAactttctttaagaattttgggAAGAAACTTTGGCTCAATAATAATGctttatgattattattatttttactactattattattattatgattattattataacGTGTTTNNNNNNNNNNNNNNNNNNNNNNNNNNNNNNNNNNNNNNNNNNNNNNNNNTGTTTCTTTCACACTCTTGCTCTTCTCAAGAACATGTTTTCTTACACTATTTGATTTAGACatcataaaaagaagaagaagaagaagaagataagaagaagaagaagaagatgttaAATTGTGTTGTGTTGATTGTGggattcaaaaaaattaaagaatttgGAGGGTTTTTATAtggaaaataatatatatatagcatGTAACAATGATGTCTAAGGTGGTTGTTAAAATGTGAGTTTCAtgcaatatgaattttttttttttttaaatgtttggtTCTTAGGGTTCAAGCAAAATTTGATTATTGTGTGAGCATATAGCATTGGCAACTAATTttgttttctttgaaatcaaactTCTGACCATGGCCCACTGAAAACATATTATAAAGTATGTAAGATTACCTAAGATCTTTGTATTGAAATATAAAAGGTCCATATATTGATAGTAAAATAGAAATTGTTCTCTCTTCTCTGTTTTCTTCATTTCATAAACCGCACATATATACAACTAATATCCTCACACaccaataaaaatttttaaaaaatcgagactaattataaattaaacaataaaaattttCCTAAATTATATACAAATTGATATtatctatatttatttatattttcaaattataacTCAGTTATTGATtgatattttctatatttaactaagttttttgttattttttatatttggcTAAATTTTCTGTTATTAAA is from Arachis ipaensis cultivar K30076 chromosome B01, Araip1.1, whole genome shotgun sequence and encodes:
- the LOC107615895 gene encoding uncharacterized protein LOC107615895, with translation MMSKSNSVRKHVLEKSKSVKETRYNNNHNNNNSSKNNNNHKALLLSQSFFPKFLKKVYPIGLQKSNSSLSLSSISLSLSQNSNDSLLSQADDSVTNTTPLDEKISLALRLISPQTTSHEVLRDEVNINNSLPKIVHHQQQPSSLTILLNNDDDEPGELRRCNWITKNSDKVYIEFHDECWGVPAYDDKEVFAGFDPNIVAKMEEKEIMDIISNKALSLADSRIMCIVDNAKCIMKIVREFGSFSSYIWGYVNHKPIINRYRYPRNVPLRSPKAEALSKDLVKRGFRFVGPVIVHSFMQAAGLTIDHLLHCYRHSDCVRLAERPWRHI